One Fuerstiella marisgermanici DNA window includes the following coding sequences:
- the argF gene encoding ornithine carbamoyltransferase, which yields MTRHLTSLYDLNSNELQELLATAADLKSKYKSGERPQLLPGRVLAQLFEKPSLRTRNSFEAAIVNLGGAGIFLTTAEAGLNGRESLKDVATVLSSYSDVITMRTFSHQLIEQFAEFSSCPVINALSDERHPCQALTDLLTIQETRGELRGTHLVFVGDGNNVAMSLAIAAAMTGMKFTLAVPAGYEMPAAFLSDLTQRYPKADVDQVPDPKQAVTSADIVYTDVWASMGQEEDSERRKKAFGAFQVNADLMKLAPSDAKFMHDLPAKRGLEVTDEVMDGGQSIVYQQAENRMHIARGLFAWLLVK from the coding sequence ATGACGCGACACCTGACATCATTGTATGACCTCAACTCCAACGAATTGCAGGAACTGCTGGCGACGGCAGCTGACCTGAAATCGAAATACAAATCCGGCGAACGCCCCCAATTGCTGCCCGGCCGCGTTCTGGCTCAACTGTTCGAAAAGCCATCCCTGCGAACTCGCAATAGCTTCGAAGCTGCTATTGTAAATTTAGGCGGAGCAGGAATTTTTCTAACGACGGCGGAAGCGGGGCTAAATGGCCGCGAATCGCTGAAGGACGTCGCCACGGTACTAAGTTCCTACAGTGACGTGATCACGATGCGGACGTTTTCTCACCAATTGATCGAGCAATTTGCGGAATTCAGCAGCTGCCCCGTCATCAATGCATTGTCCGACGAACGACATCCCTGCCAGGCTTTGACCGACCTGCTGACCATACAGGAAACGCGGGGCGAGTTGCGTGGCACTCATTTGGTGTTTGTAGGCGATGGCAACAATGTTGCGATGTCGCTGGCGATTGCTGCTGCGATGACGGGGATGAAGTTCACGCTGGCGGTTCCGGCGGGCTACGAAATGCCAGCCGCATTCCTGTCGGACCTTACGCAACGTTACCCAAAAGCCGATGTGGATCAGGTACCAGACCCCAAACAGGCAGTGACATCGGCCGATATTGTTTACACCGACGTGTGGGCCAGTATGGGACAGGAAGAAGATTCGGAACGCCGCAAGAAAGCCTTCGGGGCCTTCCAAGTGAATGCCGATCTAATGAAACTAGCGCCTTCAGACGCAAAATTCATGCACGATTTACCTGCCAAACGGGGGCTTGAGGTCACTGACGAGGTGATGGACGGAGGACAAAGCATCGTCTACCAGCAGGCCGAAAACCGCATGCACATCGCTCGCGGACTGTTTGCATGGCTGCTGGTAAAATAA
- a CDS encoding M42 family metallopeptidase, whose amino-acid sequence MDLLEQLTQTPSVPGREDRIRSVIEAYITKANLFDEIRTDAMGSLIAVRKARPNGKPSAAPQKVMLAAHMDQIGFLVRHIDENGFLRINPVGGFDTRNLFARTVRVCAADGDLKGVMNPAGRPIHIATDDEKKKVPLIGEFFVDLGMSSDDVHAKVKIGDMVVLDGPFHEVGDFVASQCLDNRVGCWAQIRAIEELKHHNCDIHAAWTVQEEVGLRGAMPAAFGIEPDIGIACDTTLCCKTPGVPEEDRVTVPGDGVCLHVMDSSMISDIGLIEDIEAIARAKDIKCQRGILPRGGQDGAVIQRSRSGVRTVSFACPVKYIHTVTEMSHKVDLASYPALLTAWLETL is encoded by the coding sequence ATGGATTTGCTGGAACAACTAACACAAACGCCATCCGTCCCTGGTCGTGAAGACCGTATTCGAAGCGTGATCGAAGCCTATATCACGAAGGCAAATCTGTTCGACGAAATTCGCACGGACGCGATGGGCTCATTGATCGCCGTGCGTAAAGCTCGACCGAATGGAAAGCCGTCTGCTGCGCCGCAGAAAGTCATGCTGGCGGCTCATATGGACCAGATTGGGTTTCTGGTCCGCCACATTGATGAAAATGGATTTCTACGGATCAATCCGGTCGGCGGATTCGATACGCGGAACCTGTTCGCTCGCACTGTCCGCGTCTGTGCGGCGGACGGTGACCTGAAAGGCGTGATGAATCCGGCGGGCCGCCCGATACATATCGCCACCGATGACGAAAAGAAAAAGGTACCGCTGATCGGCGAATTCTTCGTCGACCTGGGAATGTCGTCCGACGACGTTCATGCCAAAGTCAAGATTGGTGACATGGTTGTGCTGGACGGGCCGTTTCATGAAGTCGGTGATTTCGTGGCGTCGCAGTGTCTGGATAATCGAGTCGGTTGCTGGGCTCAGATCCGAGCGATCGAAGAACTGAAGCATCACAATTGCGACATTCACGCTGCGTGGACCGTTCAGGAAGAAGTTGGTTTGCGTGGTGCCATGCCAGCCGCTTTTGGCATTGAACCTGATATTGGAATCGCCTGCGACACGACGCTGTGTTGCAAAACGCCGGGTGTGCCGGAAGAAGATCGTGTGACCGTACCGGGCGATGGCGTTTGTCTACACGTGATGGATTCGTCGATGATTAGTGACATCGGCCTGATCGAAGACATCGAGGCTATTGCTCGGGCGAAAGACATAAAGTGCCAGCGAGGCATCCTGCCGCGCGGTGGTCAGGACGGTGCTGTGATTCAACGTAGTCGTAGCGGCGTGCGAACCGTTTCGTTTGCATGCCCGGTTAAGTACATTCATACCGTGACTGAGATGTCTCACAAGGTCGACCTGGCTTCCTATCCGGCGTTGCTAACGGCATGGCTGGAAACGCTATAG
- the rplX gene encoding 50S ribosomal protein L24 encodes MKIRKGDTVEVVAGDDAGTRGTVLSVDLKKGKIVVEGVHKVYKHVRRGHPKSPQGGRLHMELPIDASNCQLICPETNKPTRVGVRFTEDGTKELFAKRSGARLRQLAAPKK; translated from the coding sequence ATGAAGATCCGCAAAGGTGATACGGTAGAAGTCGTCGCCGGAGATGACGCAGGCACGCGCGGAACCGTTCTTTCCGTTGACCTGAAGAAGGGCAAAATCGTCGTTGAGGGCGTCCATAAGGTGTACAAGCACGTACGACGCGGACATCCTAAGAGCCCACAGGGCGGTCGTCTGCACATGGAATTGCCTATCGACGCTTCCAATTGCCAGCTGATCTGCCCCGAAACGAACAAGCCGACTCGCGTTGGCGTTCGCTTCACGGAAGACGGCACCAAGGAGCTGTTCGCCAAACGCAGCGGTGCACGTCTGCGACAACTGGCCGCTCCCAAAAAATAG
- a CDS encoding NAD-dependent epimerase/dehydratase family protein, giving the protein MGTRTPALKDPVGSSLRFRLFGHADGKAVLSRMGVDFAIANVALIAASLCRLVTSRQLSSADPIGSVAQRVNASFAVNAAWFGLTAIALLALTGFYRPLPSGRLHDRLIAAAKTCIAGFVLQVLFGALALGRPLPALELGIPAWAMLFGGLALTRVSRRSFSSYFQLIPKSEHRGNSQIESVLVVGGAGYVGSELVRQLLSSGYQVRVLDLQLFGLEPLADLLNNKRLQVQKGDFRNIEHVTKALRGMDAVVHLAAIVGDPACAIDEDTTIAVNYQAARMMAQMARANGISRFVFASTCSVYGAADGKGEISEGGALNPVSLYATTKIDAEQALLETADDVFQPTLLRFGTAYGLSHRPRFDLVANLFSAQAVTSGKISVFNGHYARPFIHVRDMARACHLCLEAPLRLVGNETFNVGDESQNYTISELGQMVAQHVPGTQVEESSDDSDPRSYRVSFDRIRSTLGFRASVDVSEGVLEMVEAVRDGHVGDWRDPIYSNSLQMKEFGLSALKFPEPQRSSERDMPATSEFLRRAA; this is encoded by the coding sequence GTGGGTACAAGAACGCCAGCTCTGAAAGACCCCGTGGGCAGTTCGCTGCGATTTCGACTGTTCGGCCATGCTGACGGAAAGGCCGTCCTGTCTCGGATGGGTGTGGACTTCGCGATCGCCAACGTCGCGCTGATTGCCGCATCACTGTGTCGCCTTGTGACCAGCCGCCAGCTTTCATCCGCGGACCCGATCGGCTCGGTCGCTCAACGCGTGAACGCCTCCTTCGCAGTCAACGCGGCGTGGTTCGGGCTGACCGCCATCGCATTGCTCGCCCTGACTGGTTTCTACCGCCCACTTCCCAGCGGCCGACTTCACGACCGACTAATCGCGGCCGCGAAAACCTGCATTGCCGGATTCGTCCTGCAGGTTCTGTTCGGCGCCCTCGCACTTGGCCGACCATTACCGGCATTGGAACTGGGCATCCCAGCCTGGGCCATGCTGTTCGGCGGACTAGCGCTGACGAGAGTTTCTCGGCGATCGTTTTCGTCGTACTTTCAATTGATTCCAAAATCTGAACACCGTGGGAACAGCCAGATCGAAAGTGTGCTGGTGGTTGGCGGAGCGGGTTACGTCGGTTCAGAACTGGTACGGCAACTGTTGAGTTCCGGATACCAGGTTCGAGTTCTCGACCTGCAGTTGTTCGGCCTCGAACCATTGGCAGACTTGCTTAACAACAAACGCCTGCAGGTTCAGAAGGGCGATTTCCGCAACATCGAACACGTTACGAAGGCACTGCGAGGCATGGACGCCGTCGTTCACCTGGCGGCCATCGTGGGTGATCCGGCCTGTGCGATTGATGAAGACACAACGATCGCGGTCAATTATCAGGCCGCTCGGATGATGGCTCAGATGGCCCGAGCGAACGGGATTTCACGCTTCGTGTTTGCGTCCACATGCAGCGTCTACGGCGCGGCGGACGGCAAAGGCGAAATCAGTGAAGGCGGAGCTTTGAATCCCGTATCGTTGTACGCCACCACGAAAATTGACGCCGAACAAGCTCTGCTGGAAACTGCGGACGACGTCTTTCAACCAACACTGCTGCGATTCGGAACGGCATACGGGTTGTCACATCGACCGCGTTTCGACCTGGTCGCAAATCTGTTTAGTGCTCAGGCCGTGACCAGCGGGAAAATTTCCGTTTTCAACGGCCACTATGCTCGCCCATTTATTCATGTGCGAGACATGGCGCGAGCCTGCCACCTGTGCCTGGAAGCTCCGCTGCGACTGGTGGGTAACGAAACGTTTAACGTAGGCGACGAAAGCCAGAACTACACGATTAGCGAACTCGGCCAAATGGTGGCTCAGCACGTGCCCGGCACGCAGGTTGAAGAATCGTCCGACGACAGCGACCCGCGCAGCTACCGCGTTTCATTCGACCGAATTCGCTCAACGCTCGGCTTTCGAGCCAGCGTTGATGTTTCTGAGGGTGTGCTCGAAATGGTAGAAGCCGTCCGCGACGGGCACGTTGGGGATTGGCGAGACCCGATTTACAGCAATTCGTTGCAGATGAAAGAATTTGGCCTGAGTGCCCTGAAATTCCCGGAACCCCAACGAAGTTCCGAACGCGACATGCCAGCGACGTCCGAGTTTTTGCGGCGAGCGGCTTAG
- the dapA gene encoding 4-hydroxy-tetrahydrodipicolinate synthase, producing the protein MSRRGEMFSGLSVALVTPMNADGSLNEAMLRKLVDMHVDAGTNCLVPVGTTGESPTLTHAEHDQVINIVCEQAAGRIKVMAGTGSNCTAEAIRMTKNAKDAGADGSLQVAPYYNKPTQEGFFQHFKAIAEAVDIPVVVYNIPGRSAKNIEPDTICRMAEACSNVVAVKDATGTIDQASQILAASDLTVLSGDDSMTLPLMSIGGSGVISVAGNIVPKDVLALVAAFQVGDIAKAQEWHHKLFPLCRDMLGLSTNPIPVKAAMSLIGMACGPVRLPMTELTDAELASLKTTLKNYGLI; encoded by the coding sequence ATGTCACGCCGTGGCGAAATGTTTTCCGGCCTGTCTGTGGCCCTTGTCACTCCAATGAACGCTGATGGCTCACTGAATGAGGCCATGCTGCGGAAACTGGTCGATATGCACGTCGACGCCGGAACGAATTGCCTCGTTCCTGTGGGCACGACTGGCGAAAGTCCGACTCTGACTCATGCCGAACACGATCAGGTGATCAACATTGTCTGCGAGCAGGCGGCTGGACGAATCAAAGTGATGGCGGGAACCGGTTCAAACTGCACGGCAGAAGCCATTCGCATGACGAAGAACGCGAAGGATGCGGGAGCTGACGGGTCTCTACAGGTGGCTCCATACTACAACAAGCCGACTCAGGAAGGCTTTTTCCAGCACTTCAAAGCCATTGCGGAAGCTGTGGACATTCCGGTGGTCGTCTACAACATTCCGGGGCGGTCTGCGAAGAACATCGAACCGGATACGATTTGCCGCATGGCCGAAGCGTGTTCAAACGTGGTTGCCGTGAAGGATGCCACAGGCACCATCGACCAGGCATCGCAGATTCTGGCCGCGTCCGACCTGACGGTGCTCTCCGGCGATGACAGCATGACGCTTCCGTTGATGTCCATCGGCGGCAGTGGAGTGATTTCAGTGGCCGGCAACATTGTGCCGAAAGATGTGCTGGCTTTGGTTGCCGCCTTCCAAGTTGGCGACATCGCGAAAGCGCAGGAATGGCACCACAAGCTGTTTCCGCTTTGTCGCGACATGCTGGGTCTGTCGACGAATCCGATTCCCGTCAAGGCGGCCATGTCACTTATCGGCATGGCATGCGGTCCAGTACGTTTGCCCATGACGGAACTCACCGACGCAGAATTGGCCTCGCTTAAGACCACGCTTAAGAATTACGGCCTGATTTAA